A genomic window from Fusarium oxysporum Fo47 chromosome X, complete sequence includes:
- a CDS encoding acyl transferase/acyl hydrolase/lysophospholipase → MSEHNPKPPSASLLDEEGICMLSLDGGGVRGLSSLYVLKRIMDGHNAKREKLRQSPQKPADIFDLIGGTSTGGLIAIMLGRLQMDVDECISAYNDLIKVVFSKEARVHQSKFNLLGQTQARFDSGGLKDAIEKTLRDRGLSPTDDMVDSREPGCKVFVCATSKLDAATYRFRSYTSHNSFLNATICQAARATSAATTFFNPVSIGGMKFVDGALGANNPVDQVEEEAREIWCSDTGNLQQLVKCFVSIGTGKLPTYNIHDRIDKFIATLAKMATDVEKTAEASMKRWRQHLDQGRYFRFNVDHGLQTVGMKEYKKKGEIQAATYKYLNSQVQSSSVQRCVENLILKKKLTGLDFELRIKAALPQDRHQRAALAGLHGSGKTQIAIQFAEWVHSAYPEYSVFWLSADNLEESYSRITQKLDLFRRYEHESKSSDARVLFHRYLSTEHLRRWFLIIDDADTDNYSLNPSAQPRSVFSNLPDSKEGNILFITHSMKAATTAVGNQVNKVIKVEGLENPDAISILRQSLFNRRLLADEDIAQELLSELNGLPLSIQQAARYLNNHAHLTIHKFLDLLRSPSQDAFPFISPESNGLGGGRDSQDSLLKTAMKLFEAIKKDNTHAGTLLEFISQIGPSSIPRTILAGTGIKGGKAELEESIGTLCSFFLLAPRQGGNMFDIPTVVHLCMRVWVKQKKASKGLTETVTKRLNERIPQVEWSKRLIWKKYEAHAIRVLTGCQDHNLNFDERFQLACKVGSWLLRERNVKGAIPWLQQTLGWARKSSFKNTQRRLRIQLDLAEAYAETEQSAKAIQLTEKASKFQEKHLSKDDSSALAVSYVLAKGHRFNGAPKKEIDHLEKLKKIDNKRSAMERLTLLGELGKCYSSAKEYEKAIENLEMGIDAAGSKIAKDDPILIFVKNHLAYAYGQRGQHNEAISILEETLPIQEQILGKSHSETLITQSHLANQYLETKELTKAISILEELVPIQRKTLGQMNRETMCSENQLAEAYFNNQNVYTALKLYEHMRLVRRNLGQSNEHRKWAEAGYEKCAETWKWTWMRR, encoded by the exons ACTATATGTCCTGAAAAGAATCATGGATGGACATAACGCCAAGAGGGAGAAATTAAGACAAAGTCCGCAGAAGCCAGCGGATATCTTTGATCTAATTGGAGGCACGAGTACGGGCGG ACTGATCGCCATAATGCTTGGAAGGCTACAAATGGACGTTGATGAATGCATTTCGGCTTATAACGACCTTATCAAGGTGGTCTTTAGCAAAGAGGCAAGGGTCCATCAGTCAAAGTTCAACCTTCTAGGGCAGACACAAGCTCGATTCGATTCCGGAGGACTCAAAGATGCGATAGAGAAGACTTTGAGGGATAGAGGGCTGTCGCCAACAGATGACATGGTTGATAGTCGCGAGCCTGGCTGCAAAGT TTTTGTGTGCGCCACCTCAAAACTCGACGCGGCTACATATCGATTCAGAAGCTACACCAGCCATAACAGCTTTCTCAACGCAACTATCTGCCAAGCGGCTCGAGCTACATCTGCCGCCACGACTTTCTTCAATCCTGTCTCCATCGGAGGCATGAAATTTGTCGACGGAGCTCTCGGGGCCAATAACCCTGTTGAccaagtcgaagaagaagctagGGAGATTTGGTGCTCAGACACTGGGAATTTACAGCAACTAGTTAAGTGCTTCGTATCGATAGGAACGGGCAAACTTCCGACATACAACATTCACGATCGAATTGACAAATTCATAGCTACGCTGGCTAAAATGGCAACGGATGTCGAAAAGACAGCAGAAGCGTCGATGAAGAGGTGGAGACAGCACCTCGATCAGGGAAGATACTTTCGATTCAACGTGGACCACGGATTGCAGACTGTAGGGATGAAAGAGTATAAAAAGAAAGGCGAGATCCAGGCGGCAACTTACAAGTATCTAAACAGTCAAGTCCAGAGTTCCTCTGTTCAGAGATGCGTTGAGAATCTAATATTGAAGAAGA AACTTACTGGGCTGGACTTTGAGCTCAGAATCAAG GCCGCCCTCCCCCAAGATCGACATCAGAGAGCGGCACTGGCAGGGCTCCACGGATCCGGCAAAACACAAATCGCAATTCAATTTGCAGAATGGGTTCATTCAGCATACCCCGAATACTCTGTCTTTTGGCTGTCAGCAGACAATCTTGAGGAGTCCTACTCACGGATCACACAGAAGTTGGATCTATTTCGCCGCTATGAACATGAGTCCAAGTCTTCCGATGCAAGGGTCCTTTTCCATCGTTATTTATCTACAGAACATCTTCGAAGGTGGTTCCTCATTATTGACGACGCTGATACCGACAACTATTCATTAAACCCTAGTGCTCAGCCTAGGAGTGTTTTCAGTAATCTTCCTGATAGCAAGGAAGGTAATATCTTGTTCATTACACATTCGATGAAAGCTGCAACCACTGCTGTGGGAAATCAAGTGAACAAGGTCATCAAAGTCGAAGGACTGGAAAACCCAGATGCAATCTCCATTCTGAGACAGTCCCTGTTCAACAGGAGGCTGCTTGCAGATGAGGACATAGCTCAGGAGCTACTATCTGAGCTAAATGGCCTTCCTTTGAGTATACAACAGGCAGCAAGGTATCTTAACAACCATGCCCATCTCACGATACACAAGTTCCTGGATTTGTTGCGCAGCCCCAGTCAAGATGCATTCCCGTTCATCTCACCAGAGTCCAACGGGTTAGGCGGAGGGAGAGATTCCCAGGACTCCTTACTTAAGACAGCCATGAAATTATTCGAGGCAATTAAGAAAGACAACACACACGCCGGGACGCTACTTGAGTTTATTTCTCAAATTGGACCATCATCCATCCCAAGAACAATTCTTGCTGGTACTGGAATCAAGGGTGGAAAGGCCGAACTCGAAGAGTCTATCGGTACATTGTgcagcttctttctcttggCTCCAAGGCAAGGGGGGAATATGTTCGATATACCCACCGTCGTTCATCTATGCATGCGAGTATGGGttaaacaaaagaaagcttCTAAGGGCTTGACGGAAACAGTGACAAAGCGCCTCAACGAGCGTATCCCACAGGTGGAGTGGTCGAAGCGATTAATTTGGAAAAAGTACGAGGCTCATGCTATTCGAGTCCTTACGGGATGCCAAGACCACAACCTGAACTTCGATGAGCGCTTTCAACTTGCGTGCAAAGTCGGATCCTGGCTTTTACGAGAACGGAATGTCAAAGGAGCAATTCCATGGCTCCAGCAAACTCTGGGTTGGGCAAGAAAGTCCTCATTCAAAAATACCCAGCGACGCCTGCGCATCCAACTCGACCTTGCAGAAGCCTATGCAGAAACAGAGCAGTCAGCAAAGGCGATCCAGCTCACGGAAAAGGCCTCGAAATTTCAGGAAAAGCACCTTTCAAAGGATGACAGCAGTGCATTGGCGGTTTCATACGTCCTCGCAAAAGGCCATCGTTTCAACGGTGCGCCAAAgaaagagattgatcacTTAGAAAAGCTCAAAAAGATTGACAATAAAAGAAGCGCAATGGAGAGGTTGACACTTCTGGGTGAGCTTGGGAAATGCTACAGCTCCGCTAAAGAGTATGAGAAGGCAATCGAAAACCTTGAGATGGGGATAGACGCCGCGGGAAGCAAAATTGCAAAGGATGATCCGATTCTCATTTTCGTCAAGAATCATCTTGCCTATGCTTATGGGCAGAGAGGTCAACACAACGAAGCCATTTCTATTCTAGAAGAGACCCTGCCAATCCAGGAGCAGATCTTAGGCAAATCACATTCCGAAACCCTCATAACTCAATCACACCTAGCCAATCAATACCTAGAGACCAAAGAGCTGACAAAAGCAATTTCGATTTTGGAGGAGCTTGTCCCTATTCAAAGGAAGACACTTGGGCAGATGAACAGGGAGACCATGTGTTCTGAAAATCAACTGGCAGAGGCATATTTTAACAACCAAAACGTGTATACAGCTTTGAAGTTGTATGAACACATGCGTCTCGTACGTCGGAATTTGGGTCAAAGTAATGAGCATAGAAAGTGGGCGGAAGCGGGTTATGAGAAGTGTGCTGAGACCTGGAAGTGGACTTGGATGCGTAGATGA